The Haloarchaeobius amylolyticus genome window below encodes:
- a CDS encoding oligosaccharyl transferase, archaeosortase A system-associated codes for MSTSTGEQTESEQVSSDSVIDLFKRWYHVPGVGLIMAFMLWVRLQPLDNFIRNGEVFYAGNDAWYHLRQTSYTVRHWPTTMPYDVYSEFPTGVRADQFGTLFDQLVATGALIVGLGDPSQHTIAMSLLVAPAVFGMLVAIPTYFIGRRLAGRFAGVTAALVLALLPGVFLRRSTAGFSDHHVAEVLFQAITVLGIMVALRSAEREKPIYELVADRDWDAMRTPGKWAALAGISAGLYMWVWPPAVVLLGILGVFFAIALSIEYFAGRSPDHLAFTGIVVGVAAGFTVLLSIDEFGLAVTSLSFLQVGLGLGLAAGCAFMAWLARVWDSTDTDLLRNASLGAFGLLFLGIILGAVADLPFLGLPFALVLVFGGLFGAVAYMRDEKAEKKAYYPVAISSILVAGLTVLKLALPDAFGILIRNVNRTIAFAQSDTTLTIGEAQAVVGAGEPFIQTMTQFMGAQYGLTYVVAAAAFLWLGWDLYSSDEYRAEYLFVLVWAVFMFLMAMTQVRFNYYFVVTVAVLNGYFIGRVVQVVGLPEISTDISYSDIKPYQVMSIVAVVMLVVMPLTPVLAMTSTTVDAQADSMGPGSVMLWDNSTDWMEKNTPEPGQYGGASNELPYYATYENQDDFAYPNGAYGVMSWWDYGHWITVKGERIPVANPFQHNAREASDYLLAQNETHANLLLEALPNIREADKPVDQLSNEDLQRLVDQQNDQQAGEDTRYVMIDYQMATSKFGAIATWTGPNPQTYYTNKQVNINNSSVVLPGMSEQYEKTMLSRLYYDDAKGLEHYRLVHENPSRVGIASVAVNREGQWRAAAVNRAFNVQQLLQYQFSPQVQVYDTQIESAVKTYERVPGATIAGQADVSSATNVTARVELSSQTTNRTFNYTQTVQTDGQGNFELTVPYATDDAMSVEEGTSDPTVEATGEYTITVAGSNETGTVAVPESAIMTEDGEPITVDLSASGGNTNSSISTDANATDSESSADDDKPRLVQSDSGTVARAA; via the coding sequence ATGAGCACGTCGACTGGCGAGCAGACGGAATCCGAGCAGGTGAGTTCGGACTCCGTCATCGACCTTTTCAAACGCTGGTATCACGTGCCCGGCGTGGGGCTGATTATGGCCTTCATGCTCTGGGTGCGCCTCCAACCGCTAGATAACTTTATACGAAACGGGGAGGTGTTCTACGCGGGTAACGACGCCTGGTACCACCTCCGTCAGACCTCGTACACGGTTCGGCACTGGCCGACGACGATGCCGTACGACGTCTACAGCGAGTTCCCCACAGGCGTACGCGCAGACCAGTTCGGGACGCTGTTCGACCAGCTCGTCGCGACCGGCGCACTCATCGTGGGTCTCGGCGACCCCTCCCAGCATACCATCGCGATGTCGCTGCTGGTCGCACCGGCCGTGTTCGGGATGCTCGTCGCGATTCCGACGTACTTCATCGGCCGCCGCCTCGCCGGCCGCTTCGCCGGTGTCACCGCGGCACTGGTCCTCGCACTCCTCCCTGGTGTGTTCCTTCGACGCTCGACGGCCGGGTTCTCGGACCACCACGTCGCCGAGGTCCTGTTCCAGGCCATCACCGTGCTCGGCATCATGGTCGCTCTTCGCTCTGCGGAGCGCGAGAAGCCTATCTACGAACTCGTCGCGGACCGTGACTGGGACGCGATGCGGACGCCGGGCAAGTGGGCGGCCCTCGCCGGCATCTCCGCAGGCCTCTACATGTGGGTCTGGCCGCCGGCCGTGGTCCTCCTCGGTATCCTCGGGGTGTTCTTCGCCATCGCACTCTCTATCGAGTACTTTGCGGGTCGGAGTCCTGACCACCTGGCGTTCACCGGCATCGTCGTCGGTGTGGCTGCTGGATTCACCGTCCTCCTGAGCATCGACGAATTCGGTCTGGCCGTAACGTCGCTTTCGTTCCTCCAAGTCGGCCTCGGACTCGGCCTCGCCGCGGGTTGTGCGTTCATGGCGTGGCTCGCTCGCGTCTGGGACAGCACGGACACGGACCTCCTCCGGAACGCGTCGCTCGGCGCGTTCGGGCTATTGTTCCTCGGGATAATCCTGGGGGCAGTCGCGGACCTGCCGTTCCTCGGCCTGCCGTTCGCGCTCGTCCTCGTATTCGGAGGGCTCTTCGGAGCCGTCGCGTACATGCGCGACGAGAAAGCAGAGAAGAAAGCGTACTACCCCGTCGCTATCTCCTCGATTCTCGTCGCGGGTCTGACGGTGCTCAAACTCGCCCTTCCGGACGCATTCGGTATCCTCATCCGGAACGTCAACCGAACGATCGCGTTCGCCCAGAGCGACACCACCCTGACCATCGGTGAGGCGCAGGCGGTCGTCGGCGCGGGTGAACCGTTCATCCAGACGATGACCCAGTTCATGGGCGCGCAGTATGGACTGACCTACGTCGTCGCGGCCGCAGCCTTCCTCTGGCTCGGCTGGGACCTCTACTCGAGCGACGAGTACCGCGCAGAGTACCTCTTCGTCCTCGTCTGGGCGGTCTTCATGTTCCTGATGGCGATGACACAGGTGCGGTTCAACTACTACTTCGTCGTGACCGTCGCGGTCCTGAACGGCTACTTCATCGGCCGTGTCGTGCAGGTCGTCGGCCTTCCGGAGATCTCGACAGACATCAGCTACAGCGACATCAAGCCCTACCAGGTGATGTCCATCGTCGCAGTCGTCATGCTCGTCGTGATGCCCCTGACGCCGGTGCTGGCGATGACCTCGACGACGGTCGACGCACAGGCGGATAGCATGGGTCCCGGCTCGGTCATGCTCTGGGACAACAGCACCGACTGGATGGAGAAGAACACGCCCGAGCCCGGGCAGTACGGTGGCGCGAGCAACGAGCTGCCGTACTACGCGACCTACGAGAACCAGGACGACTTCGCCTACCCCAACGGGGCGTACGGCGTCATGTCCTGGTGGGACTACGGGCACTGGATTACGGTGAAAGGCGAGCGCATCCCGGTCGCCAACCCGTTCCAGCACAACGCGCGGGAGGCGTCCGACTACCTGCTCGCACAGAACGAGACGCACGCGAACCTGCTGCTGGAGGCACTGCCGAACATCCGCGAGGCGGACAAGCCGGTCGACCAGCTCTCGAACGAGGACCTGCAGCGTCTCGTCGACCAGCAGAACGACCAGCAGGCGGGTGAGGACACCCGATACGTCATGATCGACTACCAGATGGCGACCAGCAAGTTCGGCGCCATCGCCACCTGGACCGGGCCGAACCCCCAGACCTACTACACGAACAAGCAGGTGAACATCAACAACTCCTCGGTCGTCCTGCCCGGGATGAGCGAGCAGTACGAGAAGACGATGCTCTCGCGGCTGTACTACGACGACGCGAAGGGGCTCGAGCACTACCGGCTGGTGCACGAGAACCCCTCGCGCGTCGGTATCGCCTCGGTCGCAGTCAACCGGGAGGGTCAGTGGCGCGCCGCAGCGGTCAACCGGGCGTTCAACGTCCAGCAACTGCTGCAGTACCAGTTCAGCCCGCAGGTGCAGGTCTACGACACGCAGATAGAATCGGCCGTGAAGACCTACGAGCGCGTGCCCGGGGCGACCATCGCCGGCCAGGCGGACGTCTCCAGCGCGACGAACGTGACCGCGAGGGTCGAGCTGTCGTCCCAGACGACCAACCGGACGTTCAACTACACGCAGACGGTCCAGACCGACGGCCAGGGCAACTTCGAGCTCACGGTCCCGTATGCGACCGACGACGCGATGAGCGTCGAGGAAGGGACCAGCGACCCGACCGTCGAGGCCACCGGTGAGTACACCATCACGGTCGCCGGCTCGAACGAGACCGGAACCGTCGCGGTGCCCGAGTCGGCCATCATGACCGAGGACGGCGAGCCCATCACCGTGGACCTCTCGGCCTCGGGCGGCAACACGAACAGCTCGATCAGCACTGACGCGAACGCCACCGACTCTGAGTCCAGCGCGGACGACGACAAGCCGCGTCTGGTCCAGTCGGATTCCGGAACAGTCGCGCGCGCGGCCTAA
- the aglG gene encoding glucosyl-dolichyl phosphate glucuronosyltransferase, which yields MKVSVVVCTYPTDRYEYFHECVESVLDQTYEDLEVVLVIDGNEEVHEWTVDDFGDVENVRIHCNEENHGISYSRTKGAELAEGEIVAMIDDDATAEPDWIETLVETYETTDALAVGGDVRPDWQVEKPDFFPDEFYWLVGCVEPGFAEDGEEVRNTYGSNISYRRDVFLNVGGYDPNTGRKGDKHLQAHEAPAGIRMLEEYGKGMVFVEDAVVHHKLFDYRGDYRWLVSRSFWQGYSKRVMDLLYPNAPDDKSAYLKQLLTHFVPKRVAELARSPSIPRVKQLVTIFVFTAVVGLGYLYAMVTPDVVEKANA from the coding sequence ATGAAAGTCTCCGTCGTCGTCTGTACGTACCCGACGGACCGCTACGAGTACTTCCACGAATGCGTGGAAAGTGTTCTCGACCAGACATACGAAGATCTCGAGGTCGTGTTGGTTATCGACGGCAACGAGGAGGTGCACGAGTGGACGGTCGACGACTTCGGTGACGTTGAAAACGTTCGAATCCACTGTAACGAGGAGAACCACGGCATCTCGTACAGTCGGACAAAGGGAGCAGAGCTGGCCGAGGGTGAGATCGTCGCGATGATCGACGACGACGCCACTGCGGAGCCTGATTGGATTGAGACGCTGGTCGAGACGTACGAGACTACTGATGCATTAGCTGTTGGCGGTGACGTCAGGCCAGACTGGCAGGTCGAGAAACCAGATTTCTTTCCTGATGAGTTCTACTGGCTCGTCGGCTGTGTCGAACCCGGGTTCGCCGAGGACGGGGAGGAAGTCCGGAATACGTACGGCTCGAACATCTCGTATCGCCGTGACGTGTTCTTGAACGTCGGTGGCTACGACCCGAACACGGGCCGAAAAGGTGACAAGCATCTCCAGGCACACGAAGCCCCCGCCGGAATCCGGATGTTGGAGGAGTACGGGAAAGGGATGGTTTTCGTCGAGGACGCGGTCGTCCACCACAAGCTCTTCGACTACCGGGGTGACTACAGGTGGCTGGTCAGTCGTTCCTTCTGGCAAGGATACTCGAAGCGAGTCATGGACCTGCTGTACCCCAACGCACCTGACGACAAGAGCGCGTACCTGAAGCAGTTGCTAACGCATTTCGTTCCGAAGCGGGTCGCCGAACTCGCCCGGTCCCCGTCGATTCCGAGAGTGAAACAGCTTGTTACGATCTTCGTCTTCACTGCTGTCGTCGGACTCGGCTACCTGTATGCGATGGTGACGCCTGATGTCGTCGAGAAGGCGAACGCATAA
- a CDS encoding oligosaccharide flippase family protein — MRLGQTSAIFFISKFLGSIIGFAASVVLARILGEAVLGQYATVLALVAWLTIAGKVGLSESITKRLSEGEEVAEYVGAGLLATSGIGILVLGVTVFLRDWVNAYVGTPVTFLLIIMVLTSLLNSFGSAAIQGRHLVHISSILSTLAQLIRSSVQITLLFAGAGLQAMLAAYALSRAIPGFISFKYIGVRPAFPSRRHFTSLFDFAKFSWLGNVQSRVFNTLDILLLKLFVASGFVGIYSAAWSIGMVLDLFGDAIRAAMFPEMSKVSSSHDDSSVATLTENALTYTGLLLIPGFVGGLIVGDRLLRIYGEGFVIGTEVLAILLFALLIYTYTKQLLNTLNAVNRPDLAFRTNAVFIGSNIVLNLVLIYLYEWVGAAVATLLSGIVGIVVSARYVNQLIDVQTPVGEIGRQWVAAIAMGSIVYAVRAFTEGHPLTSFNAAYVTCLVSLGAAVYFGLLLAISSQFRMTIVDNLPVEI, encoded by the coding sequence ATGCGTCTTGGCCAGACATCCGCCATCTTCTTCATCTCCAAGTTTCTCGGCTCTATCATTGGCTTCGCTGCATCTGTAGTACTAGCACGAATTCTCGGCGAGGCTGTTCTAGGACAGTACGCAACAGTTCTCGCCCTTGTTGCTTGGCTGACCATTGCGGGAAAGGTCGGCCTGTCTGAGTCCATCACTAAGCGCCTCAGCGAGGGAGAAGAGGTGGCGGAGTACGTCGGTGCTGGCCTTCTGGCGACAAGTGGTATCGGTATCTTGGTCCTTGGAGTAACCGTCTTTCTCCGAGACTGGGTGAATGCCTATGTCGGCACTCCTGTCACTTTCCTCTTAATCATCATGGTACTTACGTCACTGCTCAATTCCTTTGGGAGCGCAGCGATCCAAGGTCGCCATCTCGTCCACATCTCTTCAATCCTCTCGACGCTAGCGCAACTCATCCGGAGTAGCGTCCAAATCACTCTTCTGTTCGCGGGGGCTGGGCTCCAAGCAATGCTTGCCGCTTATGCACTTTCCCGAGCGATTCCAGGTTTCATATCTTTCAAGTATATCGGGGTTCGCCCGGCATTCCCATCGCGACGGCACTTCACATCGTTATTCGACTTCGCCAAATTCTCTTGGCTTGGTAATGTCCAATCCCGGGTGTTCAATACGCTTGACATCCTACTCCTGAAGTTATTCGTTGCGTCGGGATTCGTGGGAATCTACTCGGCTGCTTGGTCAATCGGCATGGTCCTTGACCTGTTCGGAGACGCTATCCGCGCGGCCATGTTCCCAGAGATGAGCAAGGTTTCGAGTTCCCATGATGATAGTTCGGTTGCCACGTTGACAGAAAATGCTCTCACTTATACAGGGCTGTTACTGATTCCCGGCTTCGTCGGTGGCCTCATCGTCGGAGACAGACTGCTACGTATCTATGGGGAGGGCTTCGTAATTGGTACCGAGGTGCTCGCAATCCTCTTGTTCGCTCTCCTTATATATACATACACAAAGCAGCTGTTGAACACGCTTAACGCGGTTAATAGACCAGACCTCGCGTTCCGAACGAACGCTGTGTTTATCGGCTCAAATATCGTGCTAAATCTGGTCCTCATCTATTTGTATGAGTGGGTTGGTGCAGCAGTCGCAACGCTCCTCTCAGGAATCGTCGGTATCGTGGTTTCTGCACGGTACGTGAATCAACTGATTGACGTGCAGACCCCCGTAGGTGAGATTGGCCGACAGTGGGTAGCGGCAATTGCAATGGGTAGTATCGTCTACGCTGTCCGGGCATTCACGGAGGGCCATCCTCTCACCAGCTTTAACGCGGCGTACGTTACCTGCCTTGTCAGCCTCGGGGCGGCGGTCTACTTCGGATTGCTGTTGGCTATCTCTTCGCAGTTTCGGATGACGATAGTCGATAACCTCCCAGTTGAGATATAG